A region of the Mesotoga sp. Brook.08.105.5.1 genome:
ACTTTCCACATTTCCCCTATGGTCTCTTCAAATCTCACTTCCGCGAAGACGCACTCCACTCACAATCTTACCATCAATCATGAACAAGGCACGCCCGGTCTGGGTCGCCGCCGAGAAGAACACGAGATGAGGAGAGAAGGCGAGACGAAGAGCCGGTCTGGGGTTTGGGGTCTAGGGTCTGGTAAGAATCGTCAGGAGCCGTCCTTCGTACTTCGTCCCAGATCATGGACGCTCTCATGGGGGAATCCCCGTGGGCGGAGCAGGCAAAGGGCTCCGCTTAACTTTTCGTTTCTGTCCTGAAGAAAACCCTCACAGATTTCTGTCTACGATTTCTCCTCTTAATGGGAAAATCGGAGTCTGACCCAGTTTATTTTTTCTGGAAAATCGGAGTCTGACCCCGTTTATTTTTTCTCAATCCTCTAGTCTCGCTCTCACAAACGCATCTTCCGGGCCGGCGATGGGTATTGGAATGATTATTGTAAGTACGGAAAGAAATACGGAAAAAAGGAGTCTCTATTCGTCCTTGCCAGTCAGTCACGAAGAACCGTTCCCATCATGACTATAAATCGGAGGCGGAGAAAAGAAAGCTGGAATGCTTGCTGTCAAAGAGAAAATCATCATGATAAAAAGAATCTCCGAGTAGCCGGAAAAATAATCGTAAGCAAACCCAAATGGTAATGGTCCCAAAGAGGAACCGATGACCATTGCCGTCATAGCAGTACCCCTGATTGTTCCCTGATACTTCCTGCCGAAATAATTGGGCCATAGTACATTGGTACTGACTGATTCAAAGGCCATAAAAACGCCGTGCAAAGCGGCATAGACAAGAAGGATCTGCTGACTCGTGCCCAGAAGAAGAATCAAGAGGTTGGCTGCATAAACAAGGTAACCGATAGCTTTGATGATATGGATCTTGAATCTGTCCACCATGAATCCTGCTATAAAAGTCATCGGAAACTGTACCATCGCGATAACACTCAGGATGAGAGCGGCAAAAGTGGGTGTAAAGCCTTTTGTCTGCATGATCGAAACCATGTGAAATGTAACCCCGGTATTGATCATGGCCGGAACGCTCGTACAGTAAATCATGAACCAATAAGCTCTCGTCTTCATGGCTTGTCCTAACATCCATGGATTATCCTTAAAGACGATCCTTTTGGGGGTGTCCTTTTTCTTCTTTTCTTTAGTCTCTTTTGACGTTTTCCCGTCAGGTGTTTCGCCCATATCTTCCGGTTTGTCCCTTACTAAAAACCAGCCAACTGGTAGCATAAGCAAGAACA
Encoded here:
- a CDS encoding MFS transporter; translated protein: MKSRIFKGKSLFYGWIIVAAAALGAFFSGPGQTYSVSIFINSYINGFGWSRSLVSGYYSIATLIAGFTLPLVGKAVDKFGHRKMFAVIPTLLGLTCLWMSIVSHPIMLIVGFFFLRLLGQGSMSLLPSTLVAQWFSRHRGKALSIMGIGGVASFAFFPPANNWLIQNFGAETGWRVWSLALFLLMLPVGWFLVRDKPEDMGETPDGKTSKETKEKKKKDTPKRIVFKDNPWMLGQAMKTRAYWFMIYCTSVPAMINTGVTFHMVSIMQTKGFTPTFAALILSVIAMVQFPMTFIAGFMVDRFKIHIIKAIGYLVYAANLLILLLGTSQQILLVYAALHGVFMAFESVSTNVLWPNYFGRKYQGTIRGTAMTAMVIGSSLGPLPFGFAYDYFSGYSEILFIMMIFSLTASIPAFFSPPPIYSHDGNGSS